In Capsicum annuum cultivar UCD-10X-F1 chromosome 7, UCD10Xv1.1, whole genome shotgun sequence, one genomic interval encodes:
- the LOC107877967 gene encoding plasma membrane ATPase 4: MAKSISLEEIKNETVDLEKIPIEEVFEQLKCTREGLSSDEGANRLQIFGPNKLEEKKESKILKFLGFMWNPLSWVMEAAAIMAIALANGDGKPPDWQDFVGIVCLLVINSTISFIEENNAGNAAAALMAGLAPKTKVLRDGRWSEQEAAILVPGDIISVKLGDIVPADARLLEGDPLKIDQSALTGESLPVTKNPGDEVFSGSTCKQGELEAVVIATGVHTFFGKAAHLVDSTNNVGHFQKVLTAIGNFCICSIAVGMVVEIIVMYPIQHRKYRDGIDNLLVLLIGGIPIAMPTVLSVTMAIGSHRLSQQGAITKRMTAIEEMAGMDVLCSDKTGTLTLNKLSVDRTLVEVFAKGVDKEYVLLLAARASRVENQDAIDACMVSMLADPKEARAGIREVHFLPFNPVDKRTALTYIENNGNWHRASKGAPEQILDLCNCKEDVKRKVHAIIDKYAERGLRSLAVARQEVPEKSKESPGGPWQFVGLLPLFDPPRHDSAETIRRALNLGVNVKMITGDQLAIAKETGRRLGMGTNMYPSASLLGQDKDSSIASLPVEELIEKADGFAGVFPEHKYEIVKKLQERKHIVGMTGDGVNDAPALKKADIGIAVADATDAARGASDIVLTEPGLSVIISAVLTSRAIFQRMKNYTIYAVSITIRIVFGFMLIALIWKYDFSAFMVLIIAILNDGTIMTISKDRVKPSPMPDSWKLNEIFSTGVVLGGYQALMTVVFFWAMHDTDFFSDKFGVKNIRESDDEMMSALYLQVSIISQALIFVTRSRSWSFVERPGALLMIAFLIAQLVATLIAVYADWGFARVKGCGWGWAGVIWLYSIVTYFPLDLMKFAIRYILSGKAWNNLLDNKTAFTTKKDYGKEEREAQWALAQRTLHGLQPPEASNLFNEKNSYRELTEIAEQAKRRAEMARLRELHTLKGHVESVVKLKGLDIETIQQHYTV; the protein is encoded by the exons ATGGCAAAATCTATCAGCCTCGAAGAGATAAAAAATGAGACTGTTGATCTG GAGAAAATCCCCATTGAAGAAGTATTCGAACAACTGAAATGTACGCGGGAGGGTCTGAGTTCGGACGAAGGAGCGAACAGGCTTCAAATCTTTGGACCGAACAAGTTGGAAGAGAAAAAGGAAAGCAAAATACTAAAGTTCCTGGGCTTTATGTGGAATCCTCTGTCATGGGTTATGGAAGCTGCGGCTATCATGGCAATTGCACTAGCTAATGGAGATGGAAAGCCCCCAGATTGGCAAGACTTTGTTGGTATTGTTTGCTTGCTGGTGATCAATTCAACTATCAGTTTTATTGAAGAAAACAATGCTGGAAATGCTGCTGCAGCTCTTATGGCTGGACTTGCTCCCAAAACCAAGGTACTTAGAGATGGTCGCTGGAGTGAACAGGAAGCCGCTATTCTGGTGCCAGGGGATATTATAAGTGTCAAACTGGGAGACATCGTTCCTGCTGATGCTCGTCTTCTTGAAGGTGATCCTTTAAAGATTGATCAATCTGCCCTTACAGGAGAATCTCTTCCTGTGACAAAGAATCCTGGGGATGAAGTTTTCTCTGGATCAACCTGCAAACAAGGTGAACTTGAAGCTGTAGTTATTGCCACTGGAGTTCATACCTTCTTTGGCAAGGCAGCACACCTTGTTGACAGCACCAACAATGTCGGCCATTTCCAGAAAGTGCTAACTGCCATAGGAAACTTCTGTATCTGTTCAATTGCTGTTGGTATGGTGGTTGAGATTATTGTCATGTACCCAATCCAGCACAGGAAGTACAGGGATGGAATTGACAATCTCTTGGTGCTCCTTATTGGAGGTATTCCCATTGCTATGCCGACTGTGTTGTCTGTCACTATGGCTATTGGATCCCATAGGCTCTCCCAGCAGGGTGCCATCACCAAGAGAATGACTGCTATTGAGGAAATGGCTGGAATGGATGTGCTGTGCAGTGACAAGACAGGTACCTTGACTCTTAACAAGTTGAGCGTTGACAGAACCTTGGTCGAGGTGTTTGCAAAGGGGGTCGATAAAGAGTACGTGCTCCTCCTTGCTGCAAGGGCCTCTAGAGTGGAAAATCAGGATGCAATTGATGCTTGCATGGTTAGCATGCTTGCCGATCCAAAAGAGGCACGAGCTGGTATCAGGGAGGTGCATTTCTTGCCCTTCAATCCAGTGGACAAGAGAACTGCTTTAACATATATTGAGAACAATGGCAACTGGCATCGTGCCAGCAAGGGGGCTCCTGAGCAA ATTTTGGACCTATGTAACTGCAAGGAAGATGTCAAGAGAAAGGTTCATGCAATAATTGATAAATACGCCGAGCGTGGGTTGAGGTCATTGGCTGTGGCTAGACAG GAAGTGCCAGAGAAATCGAAAGAGAGTCCTGGAGGGCCATGGCAATTTGTTGGATTGCTGCCCCTCTTTGATCCTCCCAGGCATGATAGCGCTGAGACCATCCGTAGAGCTCTCAACCTTGGTGTAAATGTTAAGATGATCACTGGAGATCAATTGGCTATTGCTAAGGAGACTGGGCGTAGGCTTGGAATGGGAACAAATATGTACCCATCGGCATCTTTGCTTGGTCAAGACAAGGATTCATCCATTGCTTCACTTCCTGTAGAAGAGTTGATCGAGAAGGCTGATGGATTTGCTGGGGTGTTTCCTG AGCACAAATATGAAATTGTGAAGAAGTTGCAGGAGAGAAAGCACATTGTGGGAATGACCGGTGATGGTGTGAACGATGCTCCTGCTTTGAAGAAGGCAGATATTGGAATTGCTGTTGCAGATGCTACTGATGCCGCACGAGGTGCTTCTGACATTGTTCTCACTGAACCAGGTCTAAGTGTTATCATCAGTGCTGTCTTGACCAGTAGAGCTATTTTCCAGAGGATGAAGAATTACACA ATATATGCGGTTTCCATCACAATCCGTATTGTG TTTGGTTTCATGCTTATTGCCCTGATATGGAAGTACGACTTCTCTGCATTTATGGTTTTGATCATTGCCATCCTGAACGACG GAACCATCATGACAATCTCAAAGGATAGAGTGAAACCATCTCCAATGCCTGATAGCTGGAAGTTGAATGAAATCTTTTCAACCGGTGTTGTTCTTGGAGGTTACCAAGCACTGATGACCGTAGTTTTCTTTTGGGCCATGCATGACACTGATTTCTTCTCG GACAAATTTGGTGTGAAGAATATTAGGGAAAGCGATGATGAAATGATGTCTGCTCTGTACCTGCAAGTGAGTATTATCAGCCAGGCTTTGATTTTTGTGACCCGTTCACGCAGCTGGTCGTTTGTTGAACGCCCAGGAGCTCTGTTAATGATTGCTTTCCTGATCGCCCAGCTG GTTGCCACTTTAATTGCTGTATATGCCGACTGGGGTTTTGCAAGAGTCAAAGGATGTGGGTGGGGATGGGCTGGTGTCATCTGGCTTTACAGCATTGTTACTTACTTCCCACTTGACTTAATGAAATTTGCCATCCGCTACATCTTAAGTGGAAAGGCTTGGAATAACTTGCTTGATAACAAG ACTGCTTTCACCACCAAGAAAGACTACGGAAAAGAAGAGAGGGAAGCTCAATGGGCACTTGCTCAGAGAACTTTACATGGACTTCAACCACCCGAAGCCTCAAATCTCTTCAACGAAAAGAACAGTTACCGGGAACTGACTGAAATTGCTGAACAAGCAAAGAGGAGAGCAGAGATGGCCAG GCTTCGCGAGCTGCACACGCTCAAGGGTCATGTTGAATCAGTGGTGAAGCTGAAAGGGCTGGATATCGAAACGATCCAGCAGCATTATACAGTTTGA